In Myxococcus virescens, one genomic interval encodes:
- a CDS encoding acyl-CoA dehydrogenase family protein, whose translation MNLELTETQTLIRDTARKFARERVAPLARTLDREERFPTDLFRQLGEMGLLGVNLPARYGGSEAGVVAYALAMMEMAAADASTSVAMAVTNMCGELINAFGTDAQREKYVTRLASGEAIAGSFALSEPHAGSDPGALRTTAVRRGDVWVLNGSKQWITSGAHAGVMVVWARTSPAGNKGLSCFIVEGGTKGLIIGKHEDKMGLRSSNTVSLTFEDCEVPAENLLGAEGQGFKLAMVALDGGRIGIAAQACGVGRAALEATVAYVKDRQAFGQPIGEFQGPRFMLADMQTQLEAAELLTLRAASMKEKGQPFSREASMAKLFASEMSNKVADKAVQLHGGYGYIDEFPVERFFRDARVQTIYEGTSEVQRMVIARESFKLQG comes from the coding sequence GTGAACCTCGAGCTCACCGAGACGCAGACCCTCATCCGCGACACCGCGCGCAAGTTCGCTCGCGAGCGCGTGGCCCCCCTTGCCCGGACACTGGACCGCGAAGAGCGCTTTCCCACGGACCTCTTCCGGCAACTGGGCGAGATGGGGCTGCTGGGGGTGAACCTCCCGGCGCGCTATGGCGGTTCGGAGGCCGGCGTGGTGGCCTATGCGCTGGCGATGATGGAGATGGCCGCGGCCGACGCGTCCACGTCGGTGGCCATGGCCGTCACCAACATGTGCGGCGAGCTCATCAACGCGTTCGGCACCGACGCGCAGCGCGAGAAGTACGTGACGCGGCTGGCGTCCGGTGAGGCCATCGCGGGCTCGTTCGCGCTGTCCGAGCCCCATGCGGGCTCCGACCCCGGCGCGCTGCGCACCACCGCGGTGCGGCGCGGAGACGTGTGGGTCCTCAACGGCAGCAAGCAGTGGATCACCTCCGGCGCGCACGCGGGGGTGATGGTGGTGTGGGCGCGCACGTCCCCCGCCGGCAACAAGGGCTTGTCGTGCTTCATCGTCGAAGGCGGGACGAAGGGGCTCATCATCGGCAAGCACGAGGACAAGATGGGCCTGCGCTCCTCGAACACGGTGTCGCTCACGTTCGAGGACTGCGAGGTTCCGGCGGAGAACCTGCTGGGCGCCGAAGGGCAGGGCTTCAAGCTGGCCATGGTGGCGCTGGACGGTGGGCGCATTGGCATCGCGGCGCAGGCCTGCGGCGTGGGGCGCGCGGCGCTCGAGGCGACCGTGGCCTACGTGAAGGACCGCCAGGCGTTCGGCCAGCCCATTGGCGAGTTCCAGGGCCCGCGCTTCATGCTCGCGGACATGCAGACGCAGTTGGAGGCGGCGGAGCTGCTGACGCTGCGCGCGGCGTCGATGAAGGAGAAGGGCCAGCCGTTCTCCCGCGAGGCCTCCATGGCGAAGCTCTTCGCCAGCGAGATGAGCAACAAGGTGGCTGACAAGGCCGTGCAGCTCCACGGCGGCTACGGCTACATCGACGAGTTCCCGGTGGAGCGGTTCTTCCGCGACGCCCGCGTGCAGACCATCTACGAAGGCACCAGCGAGGTGCAGCGGATGGTGATCGCCCGCGAGAGCTTCAAGCTCCAGGGCTGA
- a CDS encoding AgmX/PglI C-terminal domain-containing protein codes for MNRALLSAVVLASAVALAQGAAPAKAPAGGKSAAATPAPAKREGPDVDRMPFTPDSIRQVVQYHQRRIQECYEDHMAEKDRTVEGRLMTTFTIDANGLVKDARVVKKTSTLKDPSLHDCVQAVLSSMTFPKPPDGTDRPIEYPFNLKAIE; via the coding sequence ATGAACCGAGCGCTTCTCTCCGCAGTCGTCCTGGCCTCGGCGGTTGCGCTCGCGCAGGGCGCCGCCCCCGCGAAGGCGCCCGCCGGTGGCAAGTCCGCCGCCGCGACGCCGGCCCCCGCCAAGCGAGAAGGGCCGGACGTCGACCGGATGCCCTTCACGCCCGACTCCATCCGTCAGGTCGTCCAGTACCACCAGCGCCGCATCCAGGAGTGCTACGAGGACCACATGGCGGAGAAGGACCGGACGGTGGAGGGGCGGCTGATGACGACCTTCACCATCGACGCCAACGGTCTGGTGAAGGACGCCCGGGTGGTGAAGAAGACCAGCACGCTCAAGGACCCGAGCCTGCACGACTGCGTACAGGCCGTCCTGTCGTCCATGACCTTCCCGAAGCCTCCGGATGGCACGGACCGCCCCATCGAGTACCCGTTCAACCTCAAGGCCATCGAGTAG
- a CDS encoding acyl-CoA dehydrogenase: protein MNFELTDIQREIQRMTREFAAKELIPNARKWDEHHAWPTDAVKKLAELSLLGVAVPEQNGGAGLDNVCYAIAMEEISRGCASTGVIMSVNNSLYCDPIMKYGTDAQKEQFLAPFARGEKLGCFGLTEPEAGSDAAAQKTVAVRKGDEYVINGSKNWITNGPKADAIVLMTMTNKEAGHKGITAFMVPTDTPGFIRAEPDKKMGISAAWSCSMFFEDMRVPAKYMLGKEGEGFKIAMSTLDGGRIGIASQALGIARAAYEEAVRYSGERKSFGKPIREHQAIQFMIADMATEIDAARLLVWRAALQKDKGVRHSAESAMAKLYASEMASRVANKALQVHGGMGYSKEMDVERHVRDARITEIYEGTSEIQRIVIAANLLRE from the coding sequence ATGAACTTCGAGTTGACCGACATCCAGCGTGAAATCCAGCGGATGACCCGCGAGTTCGCGGCCAAGGAGCTCATCCCCAACGCCCGCAAGTGGGACGAGCACCACGCCTGGCCGACGGACGCGGTGAAGAAGCTGGCCGAGCTGTCCCTGCTGGGCGTGGCCGTTCCCGAGCAGAACGGCGGCGCCGGGCTCGACAACGTCTGTTACGCCATCGCCATGGAGGAGATCAGCCGCGGCTGTGCCTCCACCGGCGTCATCATGAGCGTGAACAACTCGCTCTACTGCGATCCGATCATGAAGTACGGCACGGACGCGCAGAAGGAGCAGTTCCTGGCGCCCTTCGCCCGGGGCGAGAAGCTGGGCTGCTTCGGCCTCACCGAGCCCGAGGCTGGCAGCGACGCCGCCGCGCAGAAGACGGTCGCCGTGCGCAAGGGTGACGAGTACGTCATCAACGGCTCGAAGAACTGGATCACCAACGGCCCCAAGGCCGACGCCATCGTCCTGATGACGATGACCAACAAGGAAGCGGGCCACAAGGGCATCACCGCGTTCATGGTCCCCACGGACACCCCGGGGTTCATCCGCGCCGAGCCGGACAAGAAGATGGGCATCAGCGCCGCCTGGTCCTGCTCCATGTTCTTCGAGGACATGCGCGTGCCGGCCAAGTACATGCTCGGCAAGGAAGGCGAGGGCTTCAAGATCGCCATGAGCACGCTGGACGGCGGCCGCATCGGCATCGCGTCGCAGGCGCTGGGCATCGCGCGCGCGGCGTACGAGGAAGCGGTGCGCTACTCCGGTGAGCGCAAGTCCTTCGGCAAGCCCATCCGCGAGCACCAGGCCATCCAGTTCATGATCGCCGACATGGCCACGGAGATCGACGCGGCCCGGCTGCTCGTGTGGCGGGCGGCCCTGCAGAAGGACAAGGGCGTGCGCCACAGCGCGGAGAGCGCCATGGCCAAGCTGTACGCCAGCGAGATGGCCAGCCGCGTGGCGAACAAGGCCCTGCAGGTGCACGGCGGCATGGGCTACAGCAAGGAGATGGACGTGGAGCGCCACGTGCGCGACGCGCGCATCACGGAGATCTACGAGGGGACGAGCGAAATCCAGCGCATCGTCATCGCCGCCAACCTGCTGAGGGAGTAA